The Haloplanus sp. CK5-1 genome segment TCAACTGGCGACTGGAAGCGTTGCTCCGACTGCGGAGTCAGTCGCTCACCTTGCGGGAGCGAGAGCGTGAGCTCGAACGCCAGGTCGATCTCTTCGAGAAGGCCCAGGATATTGCGAACGTCGGCGCCTGGGAGTACGACCTGGATGCTGAGGAGGGGTGGTGGACCGACGAGGCTCGCCGCATCCACGCGCTCCCGGACGACACGCCGCCGTCACCGGAACTGAGCCTCCAACATTTCCACCCCGAGGACCGATCGATCATCCAAGAGGCATTCGAGACGGCTGTCGAGGAGGGTGAACCGTACGATTTCGAAGTCCGACTCATCGATGCGGAGGACAACTGGAGATGGGTGCGAACGAGGGGAGAACCGCAGTACGAAGACGGGGAGATGGTCCGCATTCGGGGGACGATACAGGACATCACCGAGCGCAAGGAACGCGAACTCGACCTCCAGCGCATCAAGCAAGCGGTCGAATCCGCTGGCCACGCGATTCTTATCACCGACCCCGACGGGAGAATCGAGTACGTCAACTCGGGCTTCGAGGAGATAACCGGCTTCACCCAGGCAGAGGTCGTCGGTAAGACACCGCACGTGTTGAACTCCGGTGCGATGCCGGAGGGGTATTTCGAGGACTTCTGGGACACCATCCTCTCTGGGGAGGTGTGGGCAGAGGAAATCGTCAACCGTCGGAAAAACGGGGAGACGTACACGGCGATGCAGACGGTCGCACCCGTCACCGACGGTGACGAGATTCACGCGTTCGTGGCAGTCCAGGACGATATTACGGAACGCAAAGAGCAGGAGGAGACACTCGAACGGCGGACGCACGCGATCGACGAAGCGCCAGTCGGCATCACCATCACCGATCCGGAACGGGAGGACAACCCGATGATCTACGTCAACGATGCGTTCGTGGATATGACGGGCTACCCACGTGAGGAGGGGATCGGGGAAAACTGTCGATTCCTCCAGGGCGAGAACACCGACCCGGACAAGGTTGCCGAGATTCGGGAGGCGATCGATGCGGAGGAACCGATATCCATCGACCTCAAAAATTATCGCAAGGACGGAACGGAGTTTTGGAACCACCTCGAAATTGCGCCCGTACGAGATGATGCGGGTGCTGTCGTCAACTACATTGGATTCCAGCAGGATGTCACGGAGCGCAAGGAGCGCCAACGACAGTTAGGCGTTCTCGATCGAGTGTTACGCCACAACCTGCGCAACAATATGAACGTGATTCGAGGACGAGCCGAGACGATCAACGTCGAGACGTCGGGCGAGGTTGCAGCATCCGCAGAGAAGATCGTGGACACGAGCGATCAACTGATCGAACTGGCAGAAAAAGAACGTCAGATAACGGAACTGCTTCGGGAGGACCCGACACAGAACCAAATCAACGTATGTGATCGTCTCCAGGACGTCGTTTCGAGTGTTGGTTCTGAGTACTCGGACGCGACAATTGCCGTTGAATGCCCTGGCGACGTAACTGTTGAGGCGATGCCACAGTTTGGGCAGGCGATCAAAGAACTCGTTACGAACGCGGTCATCCACAACGATTCGCCGTCGCCTGAAGTCACTGTTACCGTCACCCAGACTGATGAGACGGTTCGTCTCGCAGTAGCCGACAGTGGGCCACGCATCCCCGAGATGGAGCGAGACATACTGGTAGATCAAGCGGAACAAACACCGCTGTACCACGGGAGCGGGCTCGGGTTGTGGCTCGTGAAATTACTCACCGCT includes the following:
- a CDS encoding PAS domain-containing protein — its product is MVCELFYDTLDSGNRQLLEQWIDDHPSYESVDASGDIEDADFDVCIIDKGAFQEHLDALRAKKTGAAPVLLPYLLLLPESGTDIIDSDAGQLADNVVTETIDEIVSLPIQQAELNWRLEALLRLRSQSLTLRERERELERQVDLFEKAQDIANVGAWEYDLDAEEGWWTDEARRIHALPDDTPPSPELSLQHFHPEDRSIIQEAFETAVEEGEPYDFEVRLIDAEDNWRWVRTRGEPQYEDGEMVRIRGTIQDITERKERELDLQRIKQAVESAGHAILITDPDGRIEYVNSGFEEITGFTQAEVVGKTPHVLNSGAMPEGYFEDFWDTILSGEVWAEEIVNRRKNGETYTAMQTVAPVTDGDEIHAFVAVQDDITERKEQEETLERRTHAIDEAPVGITITDPEREDNPMIYVNDAFVDMTGYPREEGIGENCRFLQGENTDPDKVAEIREAIDAEEPISIDLKNYRKDGTEFWNHLEIAPVRDDAGAVVNYIGFQQDVTERKERQRQLGVLDRVLRHNLRNNMNVIRGRAETINVETSGEVAASAEKIVDTSDQLIELAEKERQITELLREDPTQNQINVCDRLQDVVSSVGSEYSDATIAVECPGDVTVEAMPQFGQAIKELVTNAVIHNDSPSPEVTVTVTQTDETVRLAVADSGPRIPEMERDILVDQAEQTPLYHGSGLGLWLVKLLTARSGGTITVEENSPAGNIVGIELSR